CACGGTCGGCCTCGGCGACGGCCTCACGCGGATCGGCAAGAAGGCGGCGATCGCGCTGCGCGAGCCCTCGCTCGGCCCCTGCTTCGGCGTCAAGGGCGGCGCGGCGGGCGGCGGCTGGGCGCAGGTGATCCCCATGGAGGCGATCAACCTCCACTTCACGGGCGACTTCCACGCCATCACGTCGGCGCACAACCTGCTCGCCGCGATGCTCGACAACCACATCTACTGGGGCAACGGGCTCGATATCGATCCGCGCCGCGTCGCCTGGCGGCGCGTGCTCGACATGAACGACCGGGCGCTGCGGTCGATCGTCTCCTCGCTCGGCGGCGTCTCCAACGGATTCCCGCGCGAGGACGGCTTCGACATCACGGTCGCCTCGGAGGTGATGGCGGTGTTCTGCCTCGCCACCGACCTCGCCGACCTCGAGGCACGGCTCGCCAGGATGGTCGTGGCCGAGACCCGCGGCAAAGGCTCGATCACCGCGGGCGACCTCAAGGCTTCGCCGTCCATGACGGTCCTCCTCAAGGACGCCTTCCAGCCGAACCTCGTGCAGACCCTCGAGGGCACGCCCGCCTTCGTGCACGGCGGTCCCTTCGCCAACATCGCGCACGGCTGCAATTCCGTCCGGGCCACCAAGACGGCGCTGAAGCTTGCCGACTACGTGGTGACGGAGGCCGGCTTCGGGGCGGACCTCGGGGCGGAGAAGTTCTTCGACATCAAGTGCCGCAAGGCCGGGCTCGCGCCCGACGCGGCCGTCATCGTGGCGACCGTCCGGGCGCTCAAGATGCATGGCGGCGTCAAGAAGGACGACCTCGGCAAGGAGAACCTGACGGCGCTGGAGGCGGGCTTCGCCAACCTCGCCCGTCACGTCGAGAACGTCGCCAAGTTCGGCGTGCCCGCGGTGGTCGGCATCAACAAGTTCGTGTCCGACACGGACGCCGAGCTGAAGCTGATCGTCGACCTGTGCCGCGAGAAGCTCGGCGTCACGGCGATCATCTGCACCCACTGGGCCGACGGCTCGGCGGGGTCCGAGGCGCTGGCACGGGCGGTCGTCGAGCTCGCCGAGGGGCCGCGCGCCAAGGCCTTCAGCCCGCTCTATCCTTCCGACATGCCGCTTCTCACCAAGGTCGAGACGATCGCCAAGGAGATCTACCGGGCCGGCTCGGTGGTGGCGGACAGCAAGATCAAGAAGCGCTTCAAGGACCTGGAGGCGGCCGGCTACGGCGACTTGCCGATCTGCGTCGCCAAGACCCAGTCGAGCTTCTCGGCCGACCCGGAGGTGAAGGGCGCACCTACGGGGCACGCCATCCCGGTCCGCGAGGTGCGGCTCTCGGCGGGCGCGGGCTTCCTGGTCGTCATCTGCGGAGACATCATGACCATGCCTGGCCTGCCGAAGATCCCCTCGGCGGAGCACATCCGGCTCGGCGCCGACGGGCTCATCGAGGGGCTCAGCTGAGCGCCGCCCGCCGGCTTCACCGGTAGGCGGACAGCATGGCGCGGAAGGCCGGCTCGGCCTTCTCCAGGTCGGCCGGGTCCTCGGCGGCGAGGATCAGGCCGACCGCGAAGGCGTTGCCGTCCCGGTCCTGGTCGGCGAGCGTCGCGACCCGCTCCAGCACCGTCCGGCCGCCCTGGTCCTCGACCACGTCGTAGACCGGCACCGCGCCGCGCCCGCCCGGGCCGGCGAGATCGGGGCGCGGCTCGATGGTCACGTCGGGGTTGTCCTC
This window of the Prosthecomicrobium sp. N25 genome carries:
- a CDS encoding formate--tetrahydrofolate ligase; the protein is MKSDIEIARSVTPQPIVKIAEKLGIPYESLYPYGHHIAKVSNEFIAAQEGRPDGKLILVTAINPTPAGEGKTTTTVGLGDGLTRIGKKAAIALREPSLGPCFGVKGGAAGGGWAQVIPMEAINLHFTGDFHAITSAHNLLAAMLDNHIYWGNGLDIDPRRVAWRRVLDMNDRALRSIVSSLGGVSNGFPREDGFDITVASEVMAVFCLATDLADLEARLARMVVAETRGKGSITAGDLKASPSMTVLLKDAFQPNLVQTLEGTPAFVHGGPFANIAHGCNSVRATKTALKLADYVVTEAGFGADLGAEKFFDIKCRKAGLAPDAAVIVATVRALKMHGGVKKDDLGKENLTALEAGFANLARHVENVAKFGVPAVVGINKFVSDTDAELKLIVDLCREKLGVTAIICTHWADGSAGSEALARAVVELAEGPRAKAFSPLYPSDMPLLTKVETIAKEIYRAGSVVADSKIKKRFKDLEAAGYGDLPICVAKTQSSFSADPEVKGAPTGHAIPVREVRLSAGAGFLVVICGDIMTMPGLPKIPSAEHIRLGADGLIEGLS